In the Leptotrichia sp. oral taxon 847 genome, one interval contains:
- a CDS encoding GerMN domain-containing protein → MAEEIKKKKGFFRKNGWVIILVLVTAGVVATSFYDKDHKDTIEVTVDKGSEEERIQNNAENYQTITIFVYDRNSKTVNEKEVTIPRQLNLVEGDFINEIIKNSDFINENMKFRSAYNLRINNVNTTVVKLNGEFLNLKKNPELFNGFSQAVSNTILKNFSNIQSVVIQIDGETNIG, encoded by the coding sequence ATGGCAGAAGAAATTAAGAAAAAAAAAGGTTTTTTTAGAAAAAATGGTTGGGTGATAATACTTGTGTTGGTAACAGCTGGAGTTGTAGCTACGAGTTTTTATGATAAAGATCACAAAGACACGATAGAAGTTACTGTGGATAAAGGTTCGGAAGAGGAGAGAATCCAAAATAACGCAGAAAATTATCAGACAATTACTATTTTTGTGTATGATAGAAATAGTAAGACTGTAAATGAAAAGGAAGTGACAATTCCTAGACAGTTGAATTTAGTCGAAGGAGATTTTATTAATGAAATTATAAAAAATTCAGATTTTATTAATGAAAATATGAAATTTAGAAGCGCTTATAATTTGAGAATAAATAATGTTAATACAACAGTTGTCAAGTTAAATGGAGAGTTTCTAAATTTGAAAAAAAATCCTGAATTATTTAATGGTTTTTCTCAGGCGGTGTCGAATACAATTTTGAAAAATTTTTCAAATATTCAAAGTGTTGTAATTCAAATAGATGGAGAAACAAATATCGGGTGA
- the rnr gene encoding ribonuclease R translates to MREKKYKKRNQKNKKNKSFENKKDLKKHEEEKIKKIEEKEEKELRYLKKVLKDYEFNFQEILQLLEWSPKKRKIYKTLLNHWEEKGEIFLKRNGKYTLPEKEGFLRGEISIGNGNFGFLDILGEHSVFIPGAYLNTAMNGDTVLVRILKESSSSKKREGEVVNVIKRNREIIVGIFEHNLSFGFVRPKNSTSDIYIPKKFIKGAKTGDLVAVKIDFWGDDTRKPEGEIVSVLGNPQDTEVLISSLLLNEGIEEKFPNEVLKELDKIDEDFTDELSNRKDLRNLDIITIDGVDAKDLDDAVYVEKKEDRYKLIVSIADVSHYVGENTALDSEALKRGNSIYLVDRVIPMLPRKLSNNLCSLNPNEDKLTFSVEMEIDSKGKVIKNNFYKSVIKSKYRMTYDDVNKIFDYQKDEKIEKNEKNENLSEEKKEIFFENKKVFETYEKISEMLKNMLELSKIIRANKKRRGSIDFELPEIKVVLDENKFVKDIKLRSRGEAEKLIEDFMVIANETVAEKLFWEETPAIYRVHEDPDKAKIQALNETLIKFGYSLKNMDEIHPGKFQNIINKTTGLPEGYLIHKLILRAMQRARYANKNLGHFGLASKYYLHFTSPIRRYSDLVVHRMLGRSIERFINEREKTKYLSDFEAIASNISKTERIADKLEEDSVKIKLIEYMQDKIGETFIARLSGMNKNKIFMELENHIEVVYNITSSRDNFIYDEENFKIINKRTNESFTMGNTLKVSVVSASYEKMEIEVIPFEEEKSETN, encoded by the coding sequence ATGAGAGAAAAAAAATATAAAAAGAGGAATCAAAAAAATAAAAAAAACAAAAGTTTTGAAAATAAAAAAGATTTGAAAAAACATGAGGAAGAAAAAATAAAAAAAATTGAAGAAAAGGAAGAAAAAGAGCTAAGATATTTAAAAAAAGTGTTAAAGGATTATGAATTTAATTTTCAGGAAATTTTACAGCTTTTGGAGTGGAGTCCTAAAAAAAGAAAAATTTATAAAACATTATTAAATCACTGGGAAGAAAAGGGCGAAATTTTTTTGAAGAGAAATGGAAAATACACTTTGCCTGAAAAAGAAGGATTTTTGCGGGGAGAAATTTCTATTGGAAATGGGAATTTTGGATTTTTGGACATTTTGGGTGAACATAGCGTTTTTATTCCAGGTGCGTACTTAAATACCGCAATGAACGGTGATACAGTTTTGGTGAGAATTTTGAAAGAAAGTAGCAGTTCTAAAAAAAGAGAGGGCGAAGTTGTAAATGTAATTAAGAGAAACAGAGAGATTATAGTTGGGATTTTTGAGCACAATTTGAGCTTTGGCTTTGTTCGTCCAAAAAATTCTACAAGCGACATCTACATTCCAAAAAAATTTATAAAAGGCGCAAAAACTGGAGATCTGGTTGCTGTAAAAATTGATTTTTGGGGAGATGATACACGAAAACCAGAAGGAGAAATTGTAAGTGTCTTGGGAAATCCGCAAGATACAGAAGTTTTAATTTCGTCGTTGCTTTTGAATGAAGGAATTGAAGAAAAGTTTCCTAATGAAGTTTTAAAAGAACTAGATAAAATTGATGAAGATTTTACAGATGAACTTTCAAATAGAAAAGATTTGCGAAATCTTGACATCATTACGATTGATGGAGTGGATGCAAAAGATTTGGATGACGCCGTGTATGTTGAAAAAAAAGAAGATAGATACAAGCTTATTGTAAGTATTGCCGATGTTTCTCATTATGTTGGCGAAAATACTGCACTTGACAGTGAAGCACTAAAGCGGGGAAATTCGATTTATCTTGTGGACAGAGTGATTCCAATGCTTCCAAGAAAATTGTCAAACAATCTTTGTTCGCTTAATCCAAACGAAGATAAACTAACTTTTTCGGTTGAGATGGAAATCGACTCAAAAGGAAAAGTTATAAAAAATAATTTTTATAAATCAGTTATAAAGTCTAAATATCGAATGACTTACGACGATGTGAATAAAATTTTTGATTATCAAAAAGATGAAAAAATCGAAAAAAACGAAAAGAATGAGAATTTGTCTGAAGAAAAAAAAGAAATATTTTTTGAAAATAAAAAGGTTTTTGAAACATATGAAAAAATTTCAGAAATGCTAAAAAATATGTTGGAACTTTCTAAAATAATTCGTGCGAATAAAAAGAGAAGAGGAAGTATTGATTTTGAACTGCCAGAAATAAAAGTTGTGCTGGATGAAAATAAATTTGTAAAAGATATTAAGCTTCGTTCTCGTGGGGAAGCTGAAAAGTTAATTGAAGATTTTATGGTAATTGCAAATGAAACTGTGGCAGAAAAATTATTTTGGGAAGAAACTCCAGCGATTTACAGGGTTCACGAAGATCCAGACAAGGCTAAAATTCAAGCGTTAAATGAAACGCTTATAAAATTTGGATATTCACTAAAAAATATGGATGAAATTCATCCTGGAAAATTTCAAAATATTATAAATAAAACAACGGGACTACCAGAAGGATATTTGATTCACAAGTTAATTTTACGGGCTATGCAGCGGGCAAGATATGCAAATAAAAATCTTGGGCATTTTGGCCTGGCTTCTAAATATTATTTGCATTTTACTTCGCCAATTAGACGATATTCAGATTTAGTTGTCCACAGGATGCTTGGGCGTTCGATTGAAAGATTTATAAATGAGAGGGAAAAAACAAAATATTTATCTGATTTTGAGGCGATAGCAAGTAATATTTCCAAAACCGAACGAATTGCCGATAAATTGGAAGAAGATAGTGTAAAAATTAAATTAATTGAATATATGCAAGATAAAATTGGTGAAACATTTATAGCTAGACTTAGTGGAATGAATAAAAATAAAATATTTATGGAACTTGAAAATCATATAGAAGTTGTTTATAATATTACAAGTTCACGGGATAATTTTATTTACGATGAAGAAAATTTTAAAATTATAAATAAAAGGACAAATGAGAGCTTTACGATGGGAAATACATTAAAAGTGAGCGTTGTGAGTGCAAGTTACGAAAAGATGGAAATTGAAGTTATTCCGTTTGAAGAAGAAAAAAGCGAAACAAATTGA
- the yajC gene encoding preprotein translocase subunit YajC, which produces MKNTTVVIIFYIILLVLIFLPTYLANKKRKQQQKEMIDNFKVGDKVITSGGILGTITNVLSETVEIKVDKNAKLTVLKTSISSVEKK; this is translated from the coding sequence ATGAAAAACACAACTGTTGTAATAATATTTTACATAATTTTATTGGTACTTATATTTTTACCAACATATCTTGCAAATAAAAAAAGAAAACAACAACAAAAAGAAATGATTGACAATTTTAAAGTTGGGGATAAAGTAATTACTTCTGGAGGAATTTTAGGAACAATTACGAATGTCTTAAGCGAAACTGTCGAAATCAAAGTTGATAAAAATGCAAAATTAACAGTTTTGAAAACATCTATTTCAAGTGTAGAAAAAAAATAA
- a CDS encoding N-acetylmuramoyl-L-alanine amidase, with protein sequence MKKILVFLLFLVGSVIFAENLESINYGNGTFKGVFRENKKMMPGTVVTKVGNDNVLVLSFWNTSKSGRIPQTTSVNDQYISKIQVYESNSSTSLMFYLKPSTKYQIVTRNKEVEVTFNNGDGNPAVSTTRGPNTVTSIGSSRQQSGYSRPNNNTSTYTQPQQSTGPRYSTSGNKKYTIVVDPGHGGHDSGARGNGYNEKDIALQVATRLANNLRRDYNVIMTRDSDFFVPLDTRAKIGNDANADFFISIHLNSGSSSSANGTEVFYFSKKDEGSYAARVAQIENRVDSSYGDTPFSDLVVKDIFYRTNQKKSQAIATTVLDNLINTIGLRRRGVFGANFAVLRGSNSPSILVELGFMNNYGDLSQYLTPEGQERAAQAIANGIRQYFK encoded by the coding sequence ATGAAAAAAATATTAGTATTTTTATTATTTTTAGTAGGTTCTGTCATATTTGCAGAAAATTTAGAAAGTATAAATTACGGTAATGGAACATTTAAAGGTGTGTTCAGAGAAAATAAAAAGATGATGCCGGGAACAGTTGTTACAAAAGTTGGAAATGACAATGTTCTAGTTTTAAGTTTTTGGAATACTTCAAAATCTGGAAGAATTCCACAGACTACTTCTGTAAACGATCAGTATATAAGTAAAATTCAAGTATATGAAAGTAATTCTTCAACTTCATTGATGTTTTATTTAAAACCATCGACAAAATATCAAATAGTTACAAGAAACAAAGAAGTTGAAGTAACATTTAATAATGGAGATGGAAATCCTGCGGTATCGACAACACGTGGACCAAATACAGTTACAAGTATAGGAAGTTCAAGACAGCAATCAGGTTACTCACGACCAAATAATAACACAAGTACTTATACACAGCCACAGCAATCGACAGGTCCAAGATATTCCACTTCAGGAAATAAAAAATATACTATTGTTGTAGATCCAGGACATGGTGGACATGATTCAGGTGCAAGAGGAAATGGATATAATGAAAAAGATATAGCATTACAAGTAGCAACAAGATTGGCTAACAATTTAAGACGGGATTATAATGTTATAATGACAAGAGATTCAGATTTCTTTGTACCATTAGATACAAGAGCTAAAATTGGAAATGATGCAAATGCAGATTTCTTTATAAGTATTCACTTAAATTCAGGTTCAAGCTCATCGGCAAATGGAACAGAAGTATTTTACTTTAGTAAAAAAGATGAAGGAAGTTATGCTGCAAGAGTTGCACAGATTGAAAATAGAGTGGATTCAAGCTATGGAGATACGCCATTTTCAGATTTAGTCGTAAAAGATATATTTTATAGAACAAATCAGAAAAAAAGTCAAGCTATTGCAACAACTGTGTTAGATAATCTTATAAACACTATTGGACTTAGAAGAAGAGGAGTTTTTGGAGCAAATTTTGCAGTGCTTCGGGGAAGTAATTCGCCTTCAATTTTGGTGGAATTAGGATTTATGAATAACTACGGTGACTTATCACAGTATTTAACACCTGAAGGTCAAGAAAGAGCAGCACAAGCTATTGCTAATGGAATTAGACAATATTTTAAATAA